From a single Paraburkholderia sp. D15 genomic region:
- a CDS encoding porin, with protein MYQTHADAQGKNALFMSNGAINHSRFGLIGNEDLGGGNTAFFQLESGFNLQDGTMSAANTLFDRMAIVGLKGGFGSLTLGNQDTPFYLAMGSLDPLTVGDYYDTSWWFGTDTFRKPSSVSYSKTVGPFTATLGYGVGGVAGSIARGSQWGVSLNYTQGPVALTTVYQQTKALGVGGMQQIVGAAASYKYSDATFYVGYQNNHDSAGIADSQLNIAGAPYGTANVTRRDQGAFAGVSWQIAPTVLLREAYYYDDMRDTMKIAGNNGVRWTAVSEAEYFLSKRTSVYAQFDYNHTSGAARVELPDSNNQAEYAVGLRHWF; from the coding sequence GTGTATCAGACGCACGCCGACGCGCAGGGAAAAAACGCTTTGTTCATGAGCAACGGCGCGATCAACCACAGTCGCTTTGGTCTGATCGGCAACGAAGATCTCGGCGGCGGCAACACCGCGTTCTTCCAGCTCGAAAGCGGCTTCAATCTGCAGGACGGCACGATGTCCGCGGCGAACACGCTGTTCGACCGCATGGCGATCGTCGGGCTGAAGGGCGGCTTCGGGTCGCTGACGCTTGGCAATCAGGACACGCCGTTCTATCTGGCAATGGGTTCGCTCGATCCGTTGACCGTCGGCGATTACTACGATACGTCGTGGTGGTTCGGAACCGACACGTTTCGCAAGCCGAGTTCGGTGAGTTATTCGAAAACGGTGGGCCCTTTCACCGCCACACTGGGGTATGGCGTCGGCGGTGTCGCGGGAAGCATCGCACGCGGTTCGCAATGGGGCGTCTCGTTGAACTACACGCAAGGGCCGGTCGCGCTCACGACGGTGTATCAACAGACGAAAGCACTCGGCGTCGGCGGAATGCAGCAGATTGTCGGTGCGGCGGCGTCGTACAAGTACAGCGATGCGACGTTCTACGTGGGCTATCAGAACAATCACGATAGCGCGGGCATCGCCGACTCGCAGTTGAACATTGCGGGTGCGCCCTACGGTACCGCGAACGTCACGCGGCGGGATCAAGGCGCTTTTGCCGGCGTGTCATGGCAGATCGCGCCGACCGTTCTACTGCGCGAGGCGTATTACTACGATGACATGCGCGATACGATGAAGATCGCCGGCAACAATGGGGTGCGCTGGACGGCGGTGTCGGAAGCGGAGTACTTTCTCTCCAAACGTACCAGCGTGTATGCGCAGTTCGATTACAACCACACCTCAGGCGCGGCGCGAGTCGAACTGCCGGATTCGAACAACCAGGCGGAGTATGCGGTCGGTCTGCGCCACTGGTTCTAG
- a CDS encoding FCD domain-containing protein, which yields MPDQLPTRLDQTISSRSAPEAIVERILDALTSGDLKAGDRLPDQTQLAKSFGVARMTLRNALVVLQELGLVSTARGRQGGTFIAPDVRERLHDMGRVTKISSAALRSFSDWRRAISGEACFLAALRASNAQLRQIEQAAQGFVDTLSDVEARRSADARFHVLIAEVTGSRHLIEQEQAIQEEFNVLYQALPPLVQPVGTQSMDHDPLLLALRTHDPDRARTEMIEHIESTHAWHCSLLRVKKLV from the coding sequence ATGCCCGACCAACTTCCCACGAGACTCGATCAGACAATCAGCAGCCGCAGCGCCCCCGAAGCGATCGTCGAGCGCATTCTCGATGCGCTCACCTCGGGCGACCTGAAGGCCGGCGACCGGCTCCCGGATCAGACACAACTGGCGAAGTCGTTCGGCGTCGCGCGGATGACGCTGCGCAACGCGCTCGTCGTGCTGCAGGAACTCGGGCTGGTTTCGACGGCGCGGGGTCGCCAGGGCGGCACGTTCATCGCACCGGATGTACGCGAGCGTTTGCACGACATGGGGCGCGTCACGAAGATCAGCAGCGCGGCACTGCGTAGCTTCAGCGACTGGCGGCGCGCGATATCCGGCGAGGCATGTTTTCTTGCGGCGCTTCGCGCGTCGAATGCGCAACTACGCCAGATCGAGCAGGCGGCACAGGGTTTCGTCGATACCCTTTCCGATGTCGAAGCACGGCGCTCGGCCGATGCCCGCTTTCACGTGCTGATTGCCGAAGTCACGGGGTCGCGCCACCTGATCGAACAGGAACAGGCGATTCAGGAAGAATTCAATGTCCTTTATCAGGCGTTGCCGCCGCTCGTGCAACCCGTCGGTACGCAGTCGATGGACCACGATCCGTTGCTGCTGGCACTACGTACGCACGACCCGGATCGCGCAAGAACAGAAATGATCGAGCACATCGAGTCGACTCATGCGTGGCACTGTTCGCTGCTTCGCGTGAAGAAACTCGTCTGA
- a CDS encoding glutamate/aspartate ABC transporter substrate-binding protein: MKKLILTVALLGAQAVIASAHAQDAGTLKKIKDTGVISLGHRESSIPFSYYDDKQNVIGYSQEFALKVVEAVKQKLNMPNLKVKLTPVTSQNRIPLVQNGTVDMECGSTTNNAERQQQAAFSNTIFVIGTRLMTKKDSGIKDFADLKGKTVVTTAGTTSERLLRKMNQDKSMGMNIISAKDHGESFLTLSTGRAAAFMMDDALLAGERAKSNNPGDFVIVGAPQSHEAYGCMIRKNDPEFKKVVDDAIAKVETSGEADAIYKKWFESPIPPKGLNLNFPESDDMKALFKSPNDKAID, encoded by the coding sequence ATGAAGAAACTGATTTTGACCGTTGCGCTACTCGGGGCGCAGGCGGTGATTGCCTCGGCGCATGCGCAGGACGCCGGCACACTGAAGAAAATCAAGGACACGGGCGTCATTTCGCTGGGTCATCGCGAATCGTCGATCCCGTTCTCGTATTACGACGACAAGCAGAATGTCATCGGCTACTCGCAGGAATTCGCGCTGAAGGTGGTGGAAGCCGTCAAGCAGAAGCTGAACATGCCGAACCTGAAGGTGAAGCTCACGCCGGTCACGTCGCAGAACCGCATTCCGCTGGTGCAGAACGGTACCGTCGACATGGAATGCGGCTCCACCACGAATAACGCCGAGCGTCAGCAACAGGCCGCGTTCTCGAACACGATCTTCGTGATCGGCACGCGTCTGATGACCAAGAAAGACTCCGGCATCAAGGACTTCGCCGACCTGAAGGGCAAGACGGTCGTCACGACCGCCGGTACCACCTCCGAGCGCCTGCTTCGCAAGATGAACCAGGACAAGAGCATGGGCATGAACATCATCAGCGCGAAGGACCACGGCGAGTCGTTCCTGACGCTGTCCACCGGCCGCGCCGCCGCGTTCATGATGGACGACGCGCTGCTCGCGGGCGAACGCGCCAAGTCGAACAACCCGGGCGATTTCGTGATTGTCGGCGCACCGCAATCGCACGAAGCGTACGGCTGCATGATCCGCAAGAACGATCCGGAATTCAAGAAGGTCGTGGACGACGCGATTGCCAAGGTCGAAACCTCGGGCGAAGCGGACGCGATCTACAAGAAGTGGTTCGAATCGCCGATTCCGCCGAAGGGCCTGAACCTGAACTTCCCGGAAAGCGATGACATGAAGGCGCTCTTCAAGAGCCCGAATGACAAGGCTATCGACTAA
- a CDS encoding amino acid ABC transporter permease, producing MSYHWNWGILLSPVSTGEPTTYLGWLLSGFWVTITVSLSAWVIALIVGSIFGVLRTVPNKWASGAGTVYVAVFRNIPLIVQFFIWYLVIPELLPVSIGNWFKQLPPGAQFFSSSILCLGLFTAARVCEQVRSGINALPKGQRAAGLAMGFTQWQTYRYVLLPVAYRIIVPPLTSEFLNIFKNSAVASTIGLLDLSAQARQLVDYTSQTYESFIAVTLAYVLINLVVMQLMRWVEAKTRLPGYIGGK from the coding sequence ATGTCATATCACTGGAACTGGGGCATTCTGCTCAGCCCCGTCTCCACCGGCGAGCCGACCACCTATCTGGGCTGGCTGCTGTCGGGCTTCTGGGTGACGATTACCGTGTCGCTGTCGGCATGGGTGATCGCGCTGATCGTCGGTTCGATTTTTGGCGTGTTGCGCACGGTGCCGAATAAATGGGCGTCGGGCGCGGGCACGGTGTACGTCGCGGTGTTCCGCAACATCCCGCTGATCGTGCAGTTCTTCATCTGGTATCTGGTGATTCCGGAGCTGCTGCCCGTTTCCATCGGCAACTGGTTCAAGCAGTTGCCGCCGGGCGCGCAGTTCTTCTCGTCGTCGATCCTGTGTCTGGGGCTCTTCACCGCCGCGCGCGTGTGCGAGCAGGTGCGCTCGGGCATCAACGCGTTGCCGAAGGGCCAGCGCGCGGCCGGTCTCGCGATGGGCTTCACGCAGTGGCAGACGTATCGCTACGTGCTGCTGCCGGTCGCCTACCGGATCATCGTGCCGCCGCTCACGTCGGAGTTCCTGAACATCTTCAAGAACTCGGCGGTCGCCTCGACGATCGGTCTGCTGGATCTGTCCGCGCAGGCGCGTCAGCTGGTCGACTACACGTCGCAGACGTACGAGTCGTTCATCGCGGTCACGCTCGCCTATGTGCTGATCAATCTGGTCGTGATGCAACTGATGCGCTGGGTCGAAGCGAAAACCCGGTTGCCCGGCTATATCGGAGGCAAGTAA
- the gltK gene encoding glutamate/aspartate ABC transporter permease GltK, producing MHHFDWSGIAGALPTLWTGAIVTFKITLIAIVFGIIWGTLLAMMRLSSFKPFEWFAKGYVTIFRSIPLVMVLLWFFLIVPQVLQNVLGLSPDIDIRLASAMVAFSLFEAAYYSEIIRAGIQAVPRGQVNASFALGMNYAQAMRLVVLPQAFRAMVPLLLTQGIVLFQDTSLVYVISLADFFRTATNIGDRDGTNIEMVLFAGACYFVVCVIASSLVKGLQKKVAR from the coding sequence ATGCACCATTTCGACTGGAGCGGTATTGCGGGCGCGCTGCCCACGCTGTGGACCGGTGCGATCGTCACGTTCAAGATCACGCTGATCGCGATCGTGTTCGGCATCATCTGGGGCACCCTTCTCGCGATGATGCGGCTGTCGTCGTTCAAGCCCTTCGAGTGGTTCGCCAAAGGCTACGTGACGATCTTCCGTTCGATCCCGCTGGTGATGGTGCTGCTGTGGTTCTTCCTGATCGTGCCGCAGGTGCTGCAGAACGTGCTGGGTCTGTCGCCGGACATCGACATCCGTCTGGCGTCGGCGATGGTCGCGTTCTCGCTGTTCGAGGCGGCCTATTACTCGGAAATCATCCGCGCCGGCATCCAGGCGGTGCCGCGCGGGCAGGTGAATGCGTCGTTCGCGCTCGGCATGAACTACGCGCAGGCGATGCGTCTGGTGGTGCTGCCGCAGGCGTTCCGCGCGATGGTGCCGCTGCTGCTCACGCAGGGCATCGTGCTGTTTCAGGATACGTCGCTCGTCTACGTGATCAGCCTCGCCGATTTCTTCCGCACCGCCACCAATATTGGCGACCGTGACGGTACGAATATCGAAATGGTACTGTTCGCGGGCGCGTGTTACTTCGTGGTCTGCGTGATCGCGTCGAGCCTCGTCAAAGGTCTTCAGAAAAAGGTCGCAAGATGA
- a CDS encoding amino acid ABC transporter ATP-binding protein, whose amino-acid sequence MISIKNVSKWYGQFQVLTDCTTEVKKGEVVVVCGPSGSGKSTLIKTVNGLEPFQKGGIVINGESLTDKKTNLSKLRSKVGMVFQHFELFPHLSIVQNLTLAQVKVLGRSKDEATAKGLKLLERVGLRAHADKFPGQLSGGQQQRVAIARALSMDPIAMLFDEPTSALDPEMINEVLDVMVELAQEGMTMMCVTHEMGFAKKVAHRVIFMDKGLIVEDDRKEDFFANPKSDRAKDFLAKILH is encoded by the coding sequence ATGATCTCAATCAAGAATGTTTCGAAGTGGTACGGCCAGTTCCAGGTGCTGACGGACTGCACGACGGAAGTCAAAAAAGGTGAAGTGGTGGTGGTGTGCGGACCGTCGGGTTCGGGCAAGTCCACGCTGATCAAGACGGTCAACGGTCTCGAACCGTTCCAGAAGGGCGGGATCGTGATCAACGGCGAGTCGCTGACGGATAAAAAGACCAATCTGTCGAAGCTGCGTTCGAAGGTCGGCATGGTGTTCCAGCACTTCGAGCTGTTCCCGCATCTGTCGATCGTGCAGAACCTGACGCTCGCGCAGGTCAAGGTGCTCGGCCGCTCGAAGGATGAAGCGACCGCGAAGGGGCTCAAGCTGCTGGAGCGCGTGGGCCTGCGCGCGCATGCGGACAAGTTTCCGGGGCAATTGTCGGGCGGTCAGCAGCAGCGCGTGGCGATTGCGCGCGCGTTGTCGATGGATCCGATCGCGATGCTGTTCGACGAGCCGACCTCGGCGCTCGACCCGGAGATGATCAACGAAGTGCTCGACGTGATGGTCGAACTCGCGCAGGAAGGCATGACCATGATGTGCGTGACGCACGAAATGGGCTTTGCGAAAAAGGTCGCGCATCGGGTCATCTTCATGGACAAGGGTTTGATTGTGGAGGACGACCGCAAGGAAGATTTCTTCGCGAATCCGAAGTCGGATCGGGCGAAGGATTTTCTGGCGAAGATTCTGCATTGA